Proteins encoded within one genomic window of Oncorhynchus nerka isolate Pitt River linkage group LG9b, Oner_Uvic_2.0, whole genome shotgun sequence:
- the LOC115116373 gene encoding uncharacterized protein LOC115116373 isoform X3 yields MSDEGKLFVGGLSFDTTEESLAEAFAKYGNIAKVDVIRDKETGRSRGFGFVKYDNAEDAKDALDGMNGKSVDGRTIRVDEAGKGGGRSGGGGGGFRGSRGGGGGYGGGGGYGGGRGRGGGGYGGGDRGYGERSYGGGGGDRSYGGGGGDRSYGSGGGGGYRSGGGGGYSSGGGGYRDNRGQGGYGDRSGGSYRDSYDSYAAHE; encoded by the exons ATGTCCGACGAAGGAAAACTTTTCGTCGGTGGCCTGAGCTTCGACACAACAGAAGAATCTCTGGCTGAAGCTTTCGCTAAGTATGGAAACATAGCAAAAG TTGATGTCATCAGGGACAAAGAAACGGGAAGATCTCGTGGATTCGGCTTCGTAAAGTACGATAATGCCGAGGATGCGAAGGATGCATTGGATGGCATGAACGGGAAG TCAGTTGACGGCAGAACAATTCGTGTGGACGAGGCAGGCAAGGGTGGTGGTCGTTCTGGAGGCGGAGGTGGTGGATTCAGAGGGTCCAGAGGAGGCGGTGGTGGATATGGCGGTGGAGGTGGAtatggaggggggagaggaagag GTGGTGGAGGATATGGTGGTGGTGACAGGGGATATGGTGAGAGGAGCTATGGCGGTGGTGGTGGAGACCGGAGCTATGGCGGTGGTGGCGGAGACCGGAGCTAtggaagtggtggtggtggtggatacAGGAGTGGCGGTGGCGGAGGATACTCTTCCGGTGGCGGAGGATACAGGGACAATAG GGGCCAGGGAGGCTACGGGGATCGCTCTGGGGGATCCTACAGAGACAGCTACGACAGTTATG CTGCTCACGAGTAA
- the LOC115116373 gene encoding uncharacterized protein LOC115116373 isoform X2 — MSDEGKLFVGGLSFDTTEESLAEAFAKYGNIAKVDVIRDKETGRSRGFGFVKYDNAEDAKDALDGMNGKSVDGRTIRVDEAGKGGGRSGGGGGGFRGSRGGGGGYGGGGGYGGGRGRGGRVYSRGGGGYGGGDRGYGERSYGGGGGDRSYGGGGGDRSYGSGGGGGYRSGGGGGYSSGGGGYRDNRGQGGYGDRSGGSYRDSYDSYG; from the exons ATGTCCGACGAAGGAAAACTTTTCGTCGGTGGCCTGAGCTTCGACACAACAGAAGAATCTCTGGCTGAAGCTTTCGCTAAGTATGGAAACATAGCAAAAG TTGATGTCATCAGGGACAAAGAAACGGGAAGATCTCGTGGATTCGGCTTCGTAAAGTACGATAATGCCGAGGATGCGAAGGATGCATTGGATGGCATGAACGGGAAG TCAGTTGACGGCAGAACAATTCGTGTGGACGAGGCAGGCAAGGGTGGTGGTCGTTCTGGAGGCGGAGGTGGTGGATTCAGAGGGTCCAGAGGAGGCGGTGGTGGATATGGCGGTGGAGGTGGAtatggaggggggagaggaagaggtgggCGAGTTTACTCGCGAG GTGGTGGAGGATATGGTGGTGGTGACAGGGGATATGGTGAGAGGAGCTATGGCGGTGGTGGTGGAGACCGGAGCTATGGCGGTGGTGGCGGAGACCGGAGCTAtggaagtggtggtggtggtggatacAGGAGTGGCGGTGGCGGAGGATACTCTTCCGGTGGCGGAGGATACAGGGACAATAG GGGCCAGGGAGGCTACGGGGATCGCTCTGGGGGATCCTACAGAGACAGCTACGACAGTTATG GGTGA
- the LOC115116373 gene encoding uncharacterized protein LOC115116373 isoform X1: MSDEGKLFVGGLSFDTTEESLAEAFAKYGNIAKVDVIRDKETGRSRGFGFVKYDNAEDAKDALDGMNGKSVDGRTIRVDEAGKGGGRSGGGGGGFRGSRGGGGGYGGGGGYGGGRGRGGRVYSRGGGGYGGGDRGYGERSYGGGGGDRSYGGGGGDRSYGSGGGGGYRSGGGGGYSSGGGGYRDNRGQGGYGDRSGGSYRDSYDSYAAHE; encoded by the exons ATGTCCGACGAAGGAAAACTTTTCGTCGGTGGCCTGAGCTTCGACACAACAGAAGAATCTCTGGCTGAAGCTTTCGCTAAGTATGGAAACATAGCAAAAG TTGATGTCATCAGGGACAAAGAAACGGGAAGATCTCGTGGATTCGGCTTCGTAAAGTACGATAATGCCGAGGATGCGAAGGATGCATTGGATGGCATGAACGGGAAG TCAGTTGACGGCAGAACAATTCGTGTGGACGAGGCAGGCAAGGGTGGTGGTCGTTCTGGAGGCGGAGGTGGTGGATTCAGAGGGTCCAGAGGAGGCGGTGGTGGATATGGCGGTGGAGGTGGAtatggaggggggagaggaagaggtgggCGAGTTTACTCGCGAG GTGGTGGAGGATATGGTGGTGGTGACAGGGGATATGGTGAGAGGAGCTATGGCGGTGGTGGTGGAGACCGGAGCTATGGCGGTGGTGGCGGAGACCGGAGCTAtggaagtggtggtggtggtggatacAGGAGTGGCGGTGGCGGAGGATACTCTTCCGGTGGCGGAGGATACAGGGACAATAG GGGCCAGGGAGGCTACGGGGATCGCTCTGGGGGATCCTACAGAGACAGCTACGACAGTTATG CTGCTCACGAGTAA
- the LOC115116373 gene encoding cold-inducible RNA-binding protein B-like isoform X4: MSDEGKLFVGGLSFDTTEESLAEAFAKYGNIAKVDVIRDKETGRSRGFGFVKYDNAEDAKDALDGMNGKSVDGRTIRVDEAGKGGGRSGGGGGGFRGSRGGGGGYGGGGGGGYGGGDRGYGERSYGGGGGDRSYGGGGGDRSYGSGGGGGYRSGGGGGYSSGGGGYRDNRGQGGYGDRSGGSYRDSYDSYAAHE, encoded by the exons ATGTCCGACGAAGGAAAACTTTTCGTCGGTGGCCTGAGCTTCGACACAACAGAAGAATCTCTGGCTGAAGCTTTCGCTAAGTATGGAAACATAGCAAAAG TTGATGTCATCAGGGACAAAGAAACGGGAAGATCTCGTGGATTCGGCTTCGTAAAGTACGATAATGCCGAGGATGCGAAGGATGCATTGGATGGCATGAACGGGAAG TCAGTTGACGGCAGAACAATTCGTGTGGACGAGGCAGGCAAGGGTGGTGGTCGTTCTGGAGGCGGAGGTGGTGGATTCAGAGGGTCCAGAGGAGGCGGTGGTGGATATGGCGGTGGAG GTGGTGGAGGATATGGTGGTGGTGACAGGGGATATGGTGAGAGGAGCTATGGCGGTGGTGGTGGAGACCGGAGCTATGGCGGTGGTGGCGGAGACCGGAGCTAtggaagtggtggtggtggtggatacAGGAGTGGCGGTGGCGGAGGATACTCTTCCGGTGGCGGAGGATACAGGGACAATAG GGGCCAGGGAGGCTACGGGGATCGCTCTGGGGGATCCTACAGAGACAGCTACGACAGTTATG CTGCTCACGAGTAA